TTCCTGCACCCCTGTTCCCGCCATACTTTGGAGCAGGACACTTTGAAGCGGTTTTCTGAAGCGTGTGAAACATCCGGGTTAGAGTGAGAGATGGAGAGTGAGTAAGATTAAGATTAAGAGTAAGATTAAGAATCGGATGCATACAGTTATCCGCCTGAGACCGGGGGGATGAGGGCGACTTCATCCCCGGGATGAATGCGTTCACCCGGAGCAAGATAGCCTTGGTTGCAGGCGATGCGGGCGCTTTTGCGATGGGAGGCCAAGGCGGGAGCGTGCGCGATCAACAGTTCCCACAGCCCGGCTGCGTCAAGCGGCTTGTCGAACGCCAGATCGATTCTATCCGTACCGGCACTATCTTTTAATGTATGAAATAAAAACACGCGGGTCATGGATTATTGCTTCTCATTGTTTTCTAACTCCAACTCCATCTCTTGCCTCCTGGGTTTGGAAAATGAGATAGAGTTGGAGATAGAGTTGGAGATAGAGTTGGAGTTAGAGATGGAGTTAGAGATGGAGTTAGAGATGAAGTTGGATTAAGATTAAGATGGGAGATCATAAATCATCCTCCGATGGCGATCATGGGGCGTTGGGGTTTGTAATGGTCGCGGAAGCTGTGGTCCAGAGGTTTCTGACGGATGGTTTCAGCGAACGCGGCAATCAAATCCTGGTCGGAACCGAGGCGCAAGACGGGCTTCAAATCCATTTCGCCGTGTTGTCCGAGGCAGGGGCGCAGGTTGCCATCGGCGGTCAGGCGAAGCTTGTTGCAGGCGCCGCAGAAATCAAGGTTGGTCAGCGCGCCAATAAAGCCGGTCAGCACGTTGGCTTTTTTCAACCGGTAATAACGGGCGGGGCCGTGGCCGAGGCGCTCGTTTTGAGCGGGAATGAGTTCGTCATGACGTGAAATAAGACGCATAAGCTCGGAGACAGGCAGGAAATTGTTTTCATTCAGAACATCCGCGTCTGACAAGGGCATGAGTTCGATGAAACGGATCGGGATATTCCGTGCTGAGGCGAAATCGAGAAGCAACGGAAGCTGGGATTCGGTGACATCGCGCATCAGGACGCAGTTGAGTTTGATGCGTTCAAATCCGGCGTCGAGCGCGGCGTCAATGCCCTCGATCACATCGGCAAGCCGGCCGCCGGTGATTTTGTGATAAATGTCGGCGTCAAGTGCATCAAGGCTGACATTGATGCTGCGGACCCCGGCTTGACGGAGAGGTCGCGCCAATTCCTTCAGGCGTGTGCCGTTGCTGGAGATGCCCAGGGTTTCGACTCCGGAAAGATTCCAGAGCCTTTCGGCGATTCCCACAATGTCGCCGCGAATAAGCGGTTCGCCGCCGGTGAGCCGGAATTTTCTGAATCCAAGGGCACAGGCCGCTTTCGCCGCCCGGACAATTTCATCGGCACTGAGATGGTCCGGTTTTTGAGCCCAACCTTTATAGCCTTCCGGCATGCAATAGAGGCAGCGTTCGTTGCAACGGTCGGTGACCGAGATGCGGAGGTAATCGATCACCCGTCCGTGTGGATCCGTGTTCATGGAAACAGGAGTTTGGCGGAGGCGATCAAGAGCACCGCGCCGAGGGCGGTGCGAAGCTGCGGGATGCGGGCAAGGCCGCTGCCCCAGCGCGCGCCGAGGAAGCCGCCGCCCACAACACAGGCAGCCAGGAGGGGCCATGCAGGCGGCAGATGCCCGAGCAGAGAAGGGTTTGCGGCCAGGCCGGTCATGGAATTAACAACAATGAACGGCGCGGAAACGGCGGCGGCTGTTTTTGTGCCGCACCAGCGGCACAGGAGCAGCAACGGCGTCAGAAAAATTCCGCCGCCCACTCCTATCAAGCCGGAAATCAGCCCGATGGCCGCGCCCGCGAGGAACATCCACCCCAAAAAAGGCCGGCGTTCCTCCTGGGAGGGAGAGGTTGGAATCAAAAATCGGACTGCCGCGCACACCAGCGCAAAACCGAGGAGGGCTTTGAAAACCGGGGAGGGAAGCTCAAGTCGGGCGCCCAGCCATGCGAAAGGAACCGAGGTAATGATAAAGGGCCAAAAATACAGGCCGCGAAAATGCCCGGCCCGCGCAAATGCGAACATGGACATTCCCGCCACCAGAAGGTTAAGCGTCAGGGCTGTGGGGCGCATGACGACGGGGGCCATGCCTGCGAAAGCCATGACGGCGAGATATCCCGAAGCCCCGCCGTGGCCGACGCTGCCATAAAGCATCGCGACCAGGAAAAAGCAGCACGCCAGCAAAATGGTTTCATGAATTCCAATCATAATGTGAAATGTAGTATATATATGGCCGGATATAACGGAAATCTAAAAATTAAAAAAAACGGAAAAAGATCATTTTAGGCCTTTCAGAGAGACCCCATCCATAAGGTCGGGAAGCTTCACCACAGATGGCGTTTTATTTTTCCAGCGTCAGCCTTGAGGCTTTTATCCGCCTGGGATTCCATTTTACGGTAAAGGGCGAGGATTTTCCGCCCCGAGGCGGTCAACTGCGCTCCGCCTCCCTTTTTGCCCCCGCGCGCCAGTTCGATCACGGGTTTTGAAAAGCTCCGGTTGAGGGAGCGGACCAACAGCCATGCTTTCATGTACGACATGCCCATTTCCTTCGCGGCCAGGCTGAGTTTGCGATGTTTGGCAATCTGCTCCATCACCATCACCCGGCCCGGCCCCAAGGCGCAATGACCGCCGGAAAAAACCATGATCCGGTTGTAAATTGAAAACGCTTTGCCGGAACCGGCTTTGGCCTTCTTGGGTTTTGGATTCCTGGGATATGGCTTCACTGTTAAAAATTCAGCAATGAGATGGAGAATTTCTCCGGTGATAATACCATCCGTTAACCCCCATGCACAGCAACGCAAAGAAGGCCATTGCAGTATAAGCCCAGGCCGGGGAACCAAAATGATCCATCGTCCATCCCAGCAGCAACGGCGGCACAAACCCGCCGAGCGCACCCACGCAACTGACGATGCCAATGGCGGCCGCGGCTTCGTTCGGAAGTACATTTGGAATCATTTTGAATACGCTGCCGTTGCCCAGTCCCGCCGCTGCGCAAATGACCAGAATGACGGTGAAGAATCCGGTGAAAGCTTCGGGCTGCAAAAATCCCGACAGACTGAATCCGCCCAGCGCCATCGTCCCAATTGCGAGGGAGGTGATGCGTCCGGCGCCGAACTTGTCCGCGCACCATCCGC
The nucleotide sequence above comes from Candidatus Methylacidiphilales bacterium. Encoded proteins:
- a CDS encoding MoaD/ThiS family protein, with the protein product MTRVFLFHTLKDSAGTDRIDLAFDKPLDAAGLWELLIAHAPALASHRKSARIACNQGYLAPGERIHPGDEVALIPPVSGG
- a CDS encoding sulfite exporter TauE/SafE family protein; this translates as MIGIHETILLACCFFLVAMLYGSVGHGGASGYLAVMAFAGMAPVVMRPTALTLNLLVAGMSMFAFARAGHFRGLYFWPFIITSVPFAWLGARLELPSPVFKALLGFALVCAAVRFLIPTSPSQEERRPFLGWMFLAGAAIGLISGLIGVGGGIFLTPLLLLCRWCGTKTAAAVSAPFIVVNSMTGLAANPSLLGHLPPAWPLLAACVVGGGFLGARWGSGLARIPQLRTALGAVLLIASAKLLFP
- the moaA gene encoding GTP 3',8-cyclase MoaA, which codes for MNTDPHGRVIDYLRISVTDRCNERCLYCMPEGYKGWAQKPDHLSADEIVRAAKAACALGFRKFRLTGGEPLIRGDIVGIAERLWNLSGVETLGISSNGTRLKELARPLRQAGVRSINVSLDALDADIYHKITGGRLADVIEGIDAALDAGFERIKLNCVLMRDVTESQLPLLLDFASARNIPIRFIELMPLSDADVLNENNFLPVSELMRLISRHDELIPAQNERLGHGPARYYRLKKANVLTGFIGALTNLDFCGACNKLRLTADGNLRPCLGQHGEMDLKPVLRLGSDQDLIAAFAETIRQKPLDHSFRDHYKPQRPMIAIGG
- a CDS encoding LysR family transcriptional regulator, encoding MKPYPRNPKPKKAKAGSGKAFSIYNRIMVFSGGHCALGPGRVMVMEQIAKHRKLSLAAKEMGMSYMKAWLLVRSLNRSFSKPVIELARGGKKGGGAQLTASGRKILALYRKMESQADKSLKADAGKIKRHLW